The following are encoded in a window of Phocoena phocoena chromosome 2, mPhoPho1.1, whole genome shotgun sequence genomic DNA:
- the PSMB11 gene encoding proteasome subunit beta type-11, with translation MALQDVCKWQAPDTQEASPHLPQAGGWAVPQGWDPQTFLQIHGPRLAHGTTTLAFRFRHGVIAAADTRSSCGDYVACPASRKVIPVHQHLLGTTSGTSADCVTWYRVLQRELRLRALREGQLPSVAGTARLLSVMMSRYRGLDLCVATALCGWDRSGPALFYVYSDGTCLQGDIFSVGSGSPYAYGVLDGGYHYDMSTQEAYALARRAVAHATHRDAYSGGSVDLFHVRESGWEYVSCNDAWVLYSELRKLPGPGPEQEREEEATPDRAGEGGEPSVAPAPGDSRMPAEAL, from the coding sequence ATGGCTCTGCAGGATGTGTGCAAGTGGCAGGCCCCCGACACCCAAGAAGCTTCACCTCACCTGCCTCAGGCTGGTGGCTGGGCTGTGCCCCAGGGCTGGGACCCTCAAACCTTCCTGCAGATCCATGGCCCCAGGCTGGCCCATGGTACCACGACTCTGGCTTTCCGCTTTCGTCATGGAGTCATCGCTGCGGCTGACACGCGGTCCTCCTGTGGTGACTACGTGGCCTGTCCAGCCTCACGCAAGGTCATCCCTGTGCATCAGCACCTCCTGGGCACCACCTCTGGCACCTCGGCCGACTGCGTCACATGGTACCGGGTGCTACAGCGGGAGCTGCGGCTACGGGCACTGAGGGAAGGTCAGCTGCCCAGCGTGGCCGGCACTGCCAGACTCTTATCAGTCATGATGTCGCGCTATCGGGGCCTGGATCTGTGCGTGGCCACTGCCCTGTGCGGCTGGGACCGTTCCGGCCCTGCCCTCTTCTACGTCTACAGCGACGGCACCTGCCTGCAGGGGGACATCTTCTCGGTGGGCTCTGGATCTCCCTATGCCTATGGTGTGCTAGATGGCGGCTACCACTATGACATGAGCACCCAGGAAGCCTATGCCCTGGCCCGCCGTGCTGTGGCCCATGCCACCCACCGTGATGCCTACTCGGGGGGCTCCGTGGACCTCTTCCACGTGCGGGAGAGTGGATGGGAATATGTGTCCTGCAACGATGCCTGGGTGCTGTACTCGGAACTGCGGAAGCTCCCAGGGCCGGGGCCAGAGCAGGAACGGGAGGAGGAGGCCACCCCGGACAGAGCCGGTGAAGGCGGAGAACCGTCTGTGGCGCCAGCCCCGGGGGACTCGAGGATGCCTGCAGAGGCGCTGTGA